The Pseudomonas moraviensis genome contains the following window.
CAGATTGACGATGCGGTTCATACGCGGCCCCGGTTGCAGTGGGCGCGTACGGCAGAGACGTGCAACCTTTTGGGTTGTTGTGGTGACGTACTCATAACGCGTGTTTCCGTTGGCGGAAAGCGTCGGCGGCAGGGCGGGCCCGGCGACCGGTGTGCCCGGATAGTAAGGGGGAATTCGCGCGCGTGTAAACGCAAAATTTGCCGGTGTCGCTTGGTGCGTTTGGTCTGATTGACCGAGTTGCCTTTTTCGCGAGCAGGCTCGCTCCCACATTGGAATGCATTTCAACTGTGGGAGCGAGCCTGCTCGCGAATGTCCGCACCTCGGTCCAGAGTGAACACGCCGGGCCCGCCGCTGTGCCATTCAGCGCAGCACGTAATCGTCCGGTTGCGGCGCGGGCGGCAATGGCGAGACGCCGAGTTCGTGCAGCACGTCGCGCTCCAGGGTACGCACCAGTGCGTCGGTCGGCAGGTCGTTTTCATCACGCCCGAACGGGTCTTCGAGTTCATCGGCAATCGCGTCGAAGCCGAAAAAGGTGTAACTGACAATCGCCGTGAACAGCGGCGTCAACCAACCCAGCGATTGCGCCATGGCGAAGGGCAGCAAAAGGCAGAACAGGTAGATAGTGCGGTGCAGCAGCAGGGTATAAGGGAAGGGCAGCGGCGTGTTCTTGATCCGGTCGCACACGGCCTGGGCCTGGCTCAGGCAGGTCAGGTGACTGGCCAGTAATTGATAACGCCATGGCGACAGCACACCGGCCGTTTCCAGCTCGGAAAACTGGCGCCCGACCTGGTGCAGGATCTGCCCGCAGTGGTCCGGTACAGCCTCGTCGATCGGCGGGCTGACCCAGTCGGCACTGGCCTGCGCCTCACTCTCTGTGCGTAGCCGGGCGTTCAATGCATGGGCAAACCCGCACAAATTGCGCAACAGTTGCCGACGCAGGCTGGCGTCGTCGATGCCCTGGGTTTCGCGCATCACCGCGCGCACCCGCAGCAGCACTTCGCCCCAGGCCTTGCGGCCTTCGTACCAGCGGTCGTAACAGGCGTTGTTGCGAAAGCTGAGGAAAATCGACAGCGACAGGCCGAGCAGGGTGAACGGTGTCGCGTTGATCTCGGCGAAGTAGCGCGGCACAAGGATTTCAACCAGCACAATCACCGCCGCCAGCAGCGTCAGCATCAAGGTGCGCACGGCAATGCGTTTGGCGATCGAACCTCTGAGGGTGAAGAGCACGGCGAACTGATTGGGTCTCGGTCTGACGATCATCTCGCGGTCCCTGTTGCGCGGCGGATCAGCCGCCG
Protein-coding sequences here:
- a CDS encoding bestrophin family protein — translated: MIVRPRPNQFAVLFTLRGSIAKRIAVRTLMLTLLAAVIVLVEILVPRYFAEINATPFTLLGLSLSIFLSFRNNACYDRWYEGRKAWGEVLLRVRAVMRETQGIDDASLRRQLLRNLCGFAHALNARLRTESEAQASADWVSPPIDEAVPDHCGQILHQVGRQFSELETAGVLSPWRYQLLASHLTCLSQAQAVCDRIKNTPLPFPYTLLLHRTIYLFCLLLPFAMAQSLGWLTPLFTAIVSYTFFGFDAIADELEDPFGRDENDLPTDALVRTLERDVLHELGVSPLPPAPQPDDYVLR